The Cucurbita pepo subsp. pepo cultivar mu-cu-16 chromosome LG15, ASM280686v2, whole genome shotgun sequence genome contains the following window.
TCCAAGAGAATCTCGTAATGTCTTTTAACTTCGTCGGCCGACTTCCCGCCGACTGCCATGGCGATATTGTGCCATCGCTCAGGCGTCTCTTTATCGTACAAAGCCAACGCCTTCTCAAACAGCTTGTTTTGCTTGGCCGTCCATGTCGCCTCGGGACGTTGTTGTTTTAAAGAGCTCGAAGCCATTGgcgaagaaaagaagaaaaatttggagatGGGGTTTTGGTTGTTTTGGTTGAGATCCAATGGAGAAATGAGAGTGATTTATATGTGTATATTTGAAGCAAGTTGGAAGAATCTATGTGTCGGCGAAAGGATGAGTGTGACTGGTTTCGCTTTAAGCCACAAGTGTGGAGGTGTTTGAAGATATAAAGTGAAGAATCAACGTTAAAGATGAAAAGggtgtttgatttttcttcttaaaattaatGGGGTTTGGTTCGATAAGAGTTTCCGAGAAATTATTCGAGTTAGAAGAATTGAGTGAATGATTTTGAACTAATTCACGTGAGTTCAGTTATGAGCTATGAGCTGGTATCGTTAGTCAAGGATCTCgtaatagaaaataaagataCCTTGCAATTTTTATAAGATACATGGGTTACGGGTTATTGCAATGTCCTATATCGAAGATTTGGGTTAGAATACGAAATCGAGATTTGGCACATCATGGCCCTGACATTCCCCTACATCCCATACAACATGGTCATGTTACTTATCTCTCAGTTTTAAAATGGAAGACGGGTTATGGGTTACGGGTTACTGTAATGTCTCATGTCCAAGATTTGGGTCAGAATACGAAATTGGGATTTAGCACATCATGACCCCGACATTCCCCTGCATCCCATACAATATGGTCATGTTACTTACCTCTCCGTTTTATAAGTGAAGACTATCTTCACAGACCGACACGAATTATTTCAGTATGTTTTTGTTCTCACTTGTTTCCtgaaaaaataatcaaacaagGCGTGTTTTGTGTGATTGTAAATATAGTCAATTTTGTCAATTTAAaccttaatcttttaattttatcaaattgtATCTGTATGGCGAGATGAACACGAGCATAACTCAATGATAATTGACATATATTACTTTCGTTGAGTTTGGTATTAGAAGGTTTATACCCAAGTAAATATTACATccaataattttcatattatgattttttaggGACAAAACAAACAAGATTACCTCTCACATGCCTATCTCTATTGTGATGTATAAGCAATGTCTCTATTCTAGAAGGTAGTTCGCAAGttgttttcttgatttttataTGCAAAGCATTTCAATGGAGTGGAATGACGTTTTCATTCCATTTACGAGAAATTATTCAATGAGGCTATCACAATACCTAACGTATTTAACTAATATGACGACCTTATTGAATAATCTATCACCAACAGTAGAATTCCGTGTTACTACgaaaaaattaggttttcttATCGTTGTTTCTCTTGAGGCTACTAAAATAGCGTCGGGGGAATATAACCCTGTCATCGGCCCCATTTATCTAATGGGAAAAAGATGTTCTCCACTCACTCTCTTATTACCCGTTTAAACGGGAAATCTCCTCCCCGATTAAGACGAGTaaaatggacatctctatCGAAAAAGAGTTTCCGGACGAAGTTTTTTTGTCAAGAGAACTATTATCGACACTTTTGGGCGTCGAGAAAAACCTATATTCTTGTAGTATAAGAAGAGGATAGTTTTTGAAATCGAAACCAATCATTCCTTATTTTCTCTAAGGGTCGTTGTTACATCAACAAAACACCTccaaatttaaagttatttttccttaaaaaagtTGATCGTTTATGACCCTACATGAAGATTTCAAATAGAAATTGATTAATGAGCGATAAGAACTAGTCAATACCTAGCACATGGTTCACTTTTTTGAAtaacctcatgcattattatcaaacaaacaaCATATTGCGGACTCAAATTCCTTCGATAATACTTCGTATGGTTAGGTGACTTCGATCAGGTTAAGACACATGTCTTCAACTAAAAACATGTTATAGGCTCGAGTCTTTCACCTCCACATaaaatcttcttttattttgttcgagtTCTATTTTTTAAGTAGAGATTCGAAACTCTGATCTCTTGATTAATATTATGATATCGTTACCTATTTGACTTGAGCTATTTCTAAGAGTAAAAACTATCCTCACGAACAAACATCAGTCTTCTTAGCATATTTTGTCCTCGCTCACATGcttcttataagaaaattcCTAGTAGATCGCTCAACTTAGAATTGCTGAAAGTTGCTTAACTTTCGAGCTCCTATAATTGAGCTATCGAGAAATAAAGTGCACCTTCTTTTTCGGTcgctcaatcataaaaactaaACATATTTGGTGTGaaacaattttatgtttaatgaCCTACTAGTAATTTTTCTTAGAAACATTTGAGTAAGAAGagttataataaaagaatttctGTTGATCTGTGGTGACAGActtcactcttagaaataatttaagaCAAATAGCCGGTAACATAATCATGTTGCACAAGATGTGAGGGAATGTCGGGGTCATTCTAAGTGAAAgaacaatataaaaaaaaaacaaacaaacaaaaatcaatacaAAGCATCTAACAAAACGACacgaaaacaaaacaaat
Protein-coding sequences here:
- the LOC111811964 gene encoding protein RADIALIS-like 3 is translated as MASSSLKQQRPEATWTAKQNKLFEKALALYDKETPERWHNIAMAVGGKSADEVKRHYEILLEDLRRIESGRVPIPNYRGAHNGDEELRLLKYLKLQ